From Streptomyces yatensis, one genomic window encodes:
- a CDS encoding response regulator has protein sequence MIHLLLVDDDAIVRAGLRLMLGGAPDIEVVAEAADGAEVPALVAAHRPDVVLMDIRMPGVDGLTATTELRARPGAPEVLVLTTFHTDAHVLRALRGGAAGFLLKDTPPQDIVTAIRTVAAGDPVLSPAVTRRLIEQVAGGGQEDRATAARARLALLGEREREVARAVGGGRSNAEIARELHLALPTVKAHVSRILTRLDLNNRVQIALLVHDAGESYGG, from the coding sequence GTGATCCATCTCCTGCTGGTGGACGACGACGCGATCGTACGGGCCGGGCTGCGCCTGATGCTCGGCGGCGCCCCGGACATCGAGGTCGTGGCGGAGGCCGCCGACGGGGCGGAGGTGCCGGCCCTGGTCGCGGCGCACCGGCCCGATGTGGTGCTGATGGACATCCGGATGCCGGGCGTGGACGGGCTGACCGCCACCACCGAGCTCCGGGCCCGGCCCGGCGCCCCGGAGGTGCTGGTGCTGACCACCTTCCACACCGACGCGCATGTGCTGCGCGCGCTGCGCGGCGGAGCGGCCGGGTTTCTCCTCAAGGACACCCCGCCACAGGACATCGTCACGGCCATCCGGACGGTGGCCGCCGGGGATCCGGTGCTCTCCCCCGCCGTCACCCGCCGCCTCATCGAGCAGGTGGCGGGCGGCGGGCAGGAGGACCGGGCCACCGCCGCCCGGGCCCGGCTTGCGCTGCTGGGCGAGCGGGAGCGGGAGGTGGCCCGGGCGGTCGGGGGCGGCCGCTCCAACGCGGAGATCGCCCGGGAGCTGCATCTGGCGCTGCCGACCGTGAAGGCCCATGTGTCGCGCATCCTGACCCGGCTGGACCTCAACAACCGCGTCCAGATCGCCCTGCTGGTCCACGACGCCGGGGAGTCGTACGGCGGCTGA
- a CDS encoding TetR/AcrR family transcriptional regulator translates to MAARTVRHERADATREAILAAAERLFAERGVYAVSNRQVSEAAGQGNNAAVGYHFGTKADLVRAIARQHAEQVERLRERLLDEIGDSTDVRDWVACLVHPVLEHLADMGSPTWYARFCAQVMTDPALHEIMAEESLASPALRHTLEGFNRCLPELPLEVHIERGAMARNLILHMCSERERALAENTATPRSSWHDAATGLIDGIVGLWLAPVTR, encoded by the coding sequence GTGGCCGCCAGGACCGTACGGCACGAACGGGCCGATGCCACGCGAGAGGCGATCCTGGCCGCCGCGGAGCGGCTCTTCGCCGAGCGCGGGGTGTACGCGGTCTCCAACCGCCAGGTGAGCGAGGCCGCCGGACAGGGCAACAACGCGGCGGTCGGCTACCACTTCGGCACCAAGGCCGACCTGGTACGGGCGATCGCCCGGCAACACGCCGAGCAGGTCGAGCGGTTGCGCGAGCGGCTGCTGGACGAGATCGGCGACTCCACCGACGTACGGGACTGGGTGGCCTGTCTGGTGCACCCGGTCCTCGAACATCTGGCGGACATGGGCAGCCCCACCTGGTACGCGCGGTTCTGCGCCCAGGTGATGACCGACCCCGCGCTCCACGAGATCATGGCCGAGGAGTCCCTGGCCTCCCCGGCGCTGCGGCACACCCTCGAAGGGTTCAACCGGTGCCTCCCCGAGCTGCCGCTCGAGGTGCACATCGAGCGCGGCGCCATGGCGCGCAATCTGATCCTGCACATGTGCTCCGAGCGGGAACGCGCACTCGCCGAGAACACCGCCACGCCCCGGTCCAGCTGGCACGACGCCGCCACCGGCCTGATCGACGGCATCGTCGGGCTGTGGCTGGCGCCCGTCACCCGCTGA
- a CDS encoding sensor histidine kinase, producing the protein MRRIHRTRRDWAADLGLMLFAACFAAASSDSLPIEDGLDPLWRTVDQVIGGLGCATVLLRRRWPVPLAVALLLAGSELSHYLTGPAMVAVFTVAAARPWRATAWVAAVAFVPLPVFLWQLPEVSGDRKSSALMYFALIAGAIGWGLFRRSRQQLIASLRERAELAEADAELRAERVRREAREEIAREMHDVLGHRLTLLSVHAGALEFHTGAPREEIAKAAGVIRESARLALRDLREVIGVLRAGPAEDERPQPELADLARLVAEARAAGGRIELTGPPEGPAPPPMVGRTAYRIVQEALTNARKHAPGAAVTVRVAGGPADRLTVEVRTAPPRGAAADAGGGEDGGQGLIGLAERARLAGGELSAGPGPDGFRVRAWLPWPAADPVSAAGQG; encoded by the coding sequence ATGCGCCGCATCCACCGCACCCGCCGGGACTGGGCAGCCGATCTGGGGCTGATGCTCTTCGCCGCCTGCTTCGCCGCCGCCAGCTCGGATTCCCTGCCGATCGAGGACGGCCTCGATCCGCTGTGGCGGACCGTCGACCAGGTGATCGGCGGGCTGGGGTGTGCGACGGTTCTGCTGCGGCGGCGGTGGCCGGTGCCGCTGGCGGTGGCGCTGCTGCTGGCGGGCAGCGAGCTGTCGCACTATCTGACCGGTCCGGCGATGGTGGCGGTGTTCACGGTGGCCGCGGCCCGGCCGTGGCGCGCCACGGCATGGGTGGCGGCGGTGGCCTTCGTACCGCTTCCCGTCTTCCTGTGGCAGCTGCCGGAGGTGTCCGGGGACCGGAAGAGCTCGGCGCTGATGTACTTCGCGCTGATCGCCGGGGCCATCGGCTGGGGGTTGTTCCGGCGGTCCCGGCAGCAGCTGATCGCCTCACTGCGGGAGCGCGCCGAACTGGCCGAGGCGGACGCCGAGTTGCGGGCGGAGCGGGTCCGCCGGGAGGCGCGGGAGGAGATCGCGCGGGAGATGCATGATGTGCTGGGGCACCGGCTGACGCTGCTGAGCGTGCACGCGGGGGCGCTGGAGTTCCATACGGGCGCGCCCCGGGAGGAGATCGCAAAGGCCGCCGGGGTGATCCGGGAGAGCGCCCGTCTGGCGCTGCGCGATCTGCGCGAGGTGATCGGGGTGCTGCGCGCGGGACCGGCGGAGGACGAGCGGCCCCAGCCCGAACTGGCCGACCTGGCCCGGCTGGTGGCGGAGGCACGGGCGGCGGGCGGCCGGATCGAGCTGACCGGGCCGCCCGAGGGACCGGCCCCGCCGCCCATGGTGGGGCGGACGGCGTACCGCATCGTCCAGGAGGCGCTGACCAACGCGCGCAAACACGCGCCCGGCGCCGCGGTCACCGTACGGGTGGCCGGGGGCCCGGCCGACCGGCTGACGGTGGAGGTCCGCACCGCGCCACCGCGCGGAGCGGCCGCGGACGCCGGCGGTGGCGAAGACGGCGGGCAGGGGCTGATCGGGCTGGCCGAACGGGCCCGGCTGGCCGGTGGCGAGCTGAGCGCGGGTCCGGGGCCCGACGGTTTCCGGGTCCGCGCCTGGCTACCCTGGCCTGCGGCGGACCCGGTGTCCGCCGCAGGCCAGGGGTGA